Proteins encoded by one window of Blautia luti:
- a CDS encoding amino acid ABC transporter permease, translated as MSLNVMLQQLAGGMVVSVEIFVVTLVFSLPLGLLICFGRMSKNPVIRGIVSAYISIMRGTPLMLQLMVVYFGPYFIFGIRISMGYSLIAVFIAFSINYAAYFAEIYRGGIESISTGQYEAAKILGYSKAQTFFRIILPQVVKRILPSVTNEVITLVKDTSLAFVVAVAEMFTIAKQIASAQTTMMPFVIAAVFYFVFNLIVAIVMDKIEKKLNYYR; from the coding sequence ATGTCTTTAAATGTAATGCTCCAGCAGCTTGCCGGCGGTATGGTAGTGTCAGTAGAAATTTTTGTAGTGACACTGGTGTTTTCACTGCCTCTGGGACTGCTGATCTGTTTCGGCAGAATGTCCAAAAATCCGGTGATCAGGGGAATCGTGTCAGCATACATTTCCATTATGCGTGGAACACCTCTGATGCTGCAGCTGATGGTTGTATATTTCGGACCATATTTTATTTTCGGTATCCGCATTTCCATGGGATACAGCCTGATCGCAGTATTTATTGCGTTCAGCATCAACTATGCTGCTTATTTTGCAGAGATTTACAGAGGTGGTATTGAATCAATTTCCACAGGACAGTACGAGGCTGCGAAGATCCTGGGATATAGTAAGGCGCAGACCTTTTTCAGGATCATCCTTCCGCAGGTAGTGAAACGCATCCTTCCGTCTGTGACAAATGAAGTCATCACACTGGTCAAGGATACTTCGCTGGCTTTCGTTGTAGCGGTAGCAGAGATGTTTACCATTGCCAAGCAGATCGCAAGTGCGCAGACTACCATGATGCCTTTTGTGATCGCAGCAGTATTTTATTTTGTATTTAACCTGATCGTTGCCATTGTCATGGACAAGATCGAGAAGAAGCTGAACTATTACCGGTAG
- a CDS encoding amino acid ABC transporter substrate-binding protein has translation MKKRALAVIMAGTMAASMMAGVVSVYADAENKTLTVGFDAEYPPFGYKDDNGDYVGFDLDLAQEVCDNLGWELVKKPINWDSKDMELNSGSIDCIWNGFTINGREDDYTWSDPYLNNEQVMVVAADSKIEKLDDLAGKNVVVQAASAALDALNSDDNKDLTASFGSLTENPDYNTAFMNLDSGAADAIAVDIGVAKYQLSQREEGKYIILDEPIQSEQYGIGFKKGNDDLKDTVWAEVLKLYDAGEVDKLAEKYEVADMLCIGDEDAEKEDAAEDETADDASEEKADDTAEETKAE, from the coding sequence ATGAAGAAGAGAGCATTAGCAGTAATCATGGCAGGTACAATGGCAGCTTCTATGATGGCAGGCGTTGTTTCCGTATATGCAGACGCTGAGAATAAAACATTAACAGTAGGATTTGATGCGGAGTATCCGCCTTTCGGATATAAGGATGACAACGGAGACTATGTAGGTTTCGACCTGGATCTGGCACAGGAAGTATGTGACAATCTGGGATGGGAACTTGTAAAGAAGCCTATTAACTGGGATTCCAAGGATATGGAACTGAATTCCGGTTCTATTGACTGCATCTGGAATGGCTTTACCATCAACGGACGTGAAGATGATTATACATGGTCGGACCCATATCTGAACAATGAGCAGGTAATGGTAGTTGCTGCCGATTCAAAGATTGAGAAGCTGGATGATCTGGCAGGAAAGAACGTAGTCGTTCAGGCAGCTTCTGCAGCACTGGATGCATTAAACAGTGATGATAATAAGGATCTTACAGCAAGCTTCGGTTCCCTTACAGAGAACCCGGATTACAACACCGCATTCATGAACCTGGATTCCGGTGCGGCTGATGCCATTGCAGTAGATATCGGAGTTGCGAAGTATCAGCTTTCCCAGAGAGAAGAGGGTAAATACATTATTCTTGACGAGCCGATCCAGAGTGAGCAGTATGGAATTGGATTCAAGAAAGGCAATGATGATCTGAAGGATACTGTATGGGCTGAAGTCCTGAAACTTTATGATGCCGGAGAAGTAGACAAGCTGGCTGAGAAATATGAAGTTGCTGATATGCTCTGCATCGGTGACGAAGACGCAGAGAAGGAAGACGCTGCCGAAGATGAGACAGCAGATGATGCTTCCGAAGAAAAAGCAGATGATACAGCAGAAGAAACAAAAGCAGAATAA
- a CDS encoding DUF5716 family protein: MNEIRDLIVGIDFGKEHSQICYYDRKAGEPRSLSMKVGGSQYEAPTCLCRRVEQKDYCVGLEAEYFAREKGGIMIDDLYGICQKREKVMVAGTETEPWGLLAQFLNGMLKFLGITELVKNTKCVIVTLPKLGDIQVENFQKAFESLGFPNDKYMLQDYAESFYYYVLSQKKEIWNRSVAWYAFTPEKVIFRKLTLNGGTRPVLVKLEDPVETELPMEEEERDTEFYRFAQKTLGKDLYSSIQITGEGFSQDWAVQSVKLLCYQKRKVYYGNNLFARGACEAGKERLEDKSLKGYRFLSDSLVMADVGMEMRVMGSPTYYPLIQAGNNWYDCKASCELILDNTEELVFTISTFENPEKRRVGMMLPGIPPRPNKTTRLSLELQYVSQKECRVTVKDLGFGEMFPSSGKVWTETVEW, from the coding sequence ATGAACGAAATCCGTGATTTGATAGTGGGAATTGATTTTGGAAAAGAGCATTCCCAGATTTGTTATTATGACCGAAAGGCCGGAGAACCCCGTTCGCTGTCCATGAAGGTCGGAGGCAGCCAGTATGAAGCGCCTACCTGTCTTTGTCGGAGAGTGGAACAGAAGGATTACTGTGTAGGACTGGAAGCTGAATATTTTGCCAGGGAAAAAGGCGGGATCATGATCGATGACCTTTACGGGATCTGTCAGAAACGGGAGAAAGTCATGGTTGCAGGGACAGAAACTGAGCCCTGGGGACTTCTGGCACAGTTTCTGAACGGAATGCTTAAGTTCCTGGGGATCACTGAGCTGGTAAAAAATACGAAATGCGTGATCGTTACACTTCCGAAACTTGGAGATATTCAGGTGGAGAATTTCCAGAAGGCTTTTGAGAGCCTGGGATTTCCCAATGATAAATATATGCTCCAGGATTATGCAGAGAGTTTCTATTATTATGTGCTCTCCCAGAAGAAAGAGATCTGGAACCGCAGTGTAGCCTGGTATGCATTTACCCCTGAGAAAGTGATATTCCGTAAATTAACACTAAACGGCGGTACCAGACCGGTACTGGTGAAACTGGAAGATCCGGTGGAGACAGAACTTCCCATGGAAGAAGAGGAACGAGATACAGAGTTTTACCGCTTCGCCCAGAAGACACTGGGAAAAGATCTGTATTCCAGCATTCAGATCACAGGAGAGGGCTTTTCTCAGGACTGGGCAGTGCAGTCTGTGAAGCTTCTGTGTTATCAGAAACGCAAGGTATATTATGGAAATAACCTGTTTGCCAGAGGCGCCTGTGAAGCAGGCAAAGAAAGACTGGAGGATAAATCACTGAAGGGATATCGTTTCTTAAGTGATTCTCTGGTCATGGCAGATGTGGGAATGGAAATGAGAGTGATGGGTTCCCCCACATATTATCCACTGATTCAGGCCGGAAACAACTGGTATGACTGCAAGGCATCCTGCGAGCTGATCCTGGATAACACGGAAGAACTGGTATTTACTATCAGTACTTTTGAGAATCCGGAGAAAAGACGGGTAGGCATGATGCTGCCGGGAATTCCACCCCGTCCCAATAAGACTACAAGGCTGTCACTGGAACTTCAGTATGTATCCCAGAAAGAATGCAGGGTAACGGTGAAGGATCTGGGGTTCGGGGAAATGTTTCCGTCCAGTGGTAAGGTCTGGACAGAGACAGTAGAATGGTAA
- a CDS encoding DUF5717 family protein has translation MKKKIEELLNGKFEYEQPQLLFSQEKIEVTVKAGDVYRGELYFGTEDNHRIRGYITSSNRRVVPGMDKFSGTTVRLQYGVDGSGMRPGEKHEGWLCFTTSIGEYKLPFVIRAQKEEIKSVAGKVTDLDSFVNIAKDDFREAYRLFTDSRFRELLDQKDKKQMALYKGLSRQPVTFQHLEEFLISTGKKKPVHISLKTDSSSFYDIRESVRESFPVQRDGWGHLRLDIETKGDFLEVSKKVVMDDDFIGSYYQVEYVIHKEKLTHGRQFGEVVVKSPYQELVYQITASQEPQVQLRTGLHEKKMKLELLKDFLEYSCGRMELKTWVSSGRFLLNQLREEGCEAPEYQMYEAYLSYMEGNAGTERNADTEENRDIEKNMEQAVEILKSLRNKSFHKEDPEYAGAYLYLCMLTGLYKDTEHAVRRLRNFYMQKEDSFLLFWIRLQTDRELTQSPSRTVFMLEEQFEKGCRNPLLYLEAWKYISQDMSLLHRMSSFWAQVFLLAGKEGILTEELIMRFAYLTGYERKFNRSMYRAMAMGYEAFPSDDTLEAICRYIMLGNPREPEYFRWFSLAVEHGLRLTRLYEYYVETMDTSYQRELPKALLMYFTYNNTSLGDDKKAFIYASIINNKEKQPQTYDDYRDHMKIFAMRKANEGKMNENYAVLYQEFLSCPKNRRQAELIAGKMFTNRLYCDDKKIRWIIVRHEQLENEEKYPCIHGIAYPRIYTEDAVILFQDGQQRRYCSTVDYNVKKLFDEREMVDYALEQKAEDTGLILHYCESTEPDRRGLDIFRRIPQDEKFSPEYQKDIRKKLLKYYGENVRGEDLDDYLKEMDYRAYAAVDRTGLLELLIERGLYVQAMSVISELGYEGLSTESLLKLTSRMLIRCDMAEDEELLALASDVYRMGKYDEVILKYLMEYRYGPVDGLLAVWKSARGFEMDTYDFEEKLLGILMFTSDYRKDGEKILEDYVKHAGKEYIIGAYLTQISYGVFVREYPMSIFVRNELETAYRQKWPVNFICRLALFESLSRDKDLSEEQFAMEQEILQKCMKKDLQFAFFRRLPAQLKTQYQLDDKTFVEYHTDPEARVTLYYALDAGLGRELQYQTEPLRNLYEGIFMKTFTLFYGESLRYYFRTEVNGKVHQTQERVITMNKVEGIPVSRYQLINQMLSARRLDKEQEVLKQVKKYLRQEQYVEEMFVIEKESDEQ, from the coding sequence TTGAAAAAGAAGATTGAAGAACTCTTAAATGGAAAATTTGAATATGAACAGCCGCAGCTCTTGTTTTCTCAGGAGAAGATCGAAGTTACGGTGAAGGCCGGAGATGTGTACAGGGGAGAACTGTATTTCGGCACAGAGGACAATCACAGGATCCGTGGATATATCACCTCTTCGAACCGCCGTGTAGTGCCGGGGATGGATAAATTTTCCGGAACTACCGTGCGCCTGCAGTACGGTGTGGACGGCAGCGGTATGCGCCCCGGGGAGAAGCATGAAGGATGGCTTTGCTTTACCACCAGTATCGGAGAATACAAGCTTCCTTTCGTGATCCGTGCACAGAAAGAAGAAATAAAAAGTGTGGCAGGAAAGGTAACAGACCTGGATTCTTTTGTAAATATCGCGAAAGATGATTTCAGGGAAGCGTACCGTCTTTTTACAGACAGCAGGTTTCGTGAGCTTCTGGATCAGAAAGATAAGAAACAGATGGCTCTTTATAAAGGACTTTCTAGACAGCCGGTCACCTTTCAGCATCTGGAAGAATTTCTCATCAGCACAGGGAAAAAGAAACCGGTGCACATTTCATTAAAGACAGACAGCAGCAGTTTCTATGATATCAGGGAATCCGTTCGCGAATCTTTCCCTGTACAGAGGGATGGATGGGGACATCTCAGGCTGGACATCGAGACGAAGGGAGACTTCCTGGAAGTATCGAAGAAAGTGGTAATGGATGATGATTTCATTGGAAGTTATTATCAGGTGGAATATGTGATCCATAAGGAGAAACTCACCCACGGCAGACAGTTTGGTGAGGTTGTGGTAAAAAGTCCCTATCAGGAACTGGTATATCAGATCACTGCATCACAGGAACCACAGGTACAGCTCAGAACAGGGCTTCATGAGAAAAAAATGAAGCTGGAACTGCTGAAAGATTTTCTGGAATATTCCTGCGGCAGGATGGAGCTTAAGACTTGGGTCAGCAGCGGCAGATTTCTGCTGAACCAGCTTCGCGAGGAAGGATGCGAAGCGCCGGAATATCAGATGTATGAAGCTTATCTTTCTTATATGGAAGGAAATGCAGGGACAGAAAGAAATGCAGATACAGAAGAGAACAGAGATATAGAGAAAAATATGGAACAGGCAGTAGAGATCCTGAAGAGTCTGCGCAATAAATCCTTCCATAAGGAAGACCCGGAATATGCAGGAGCTTATCTGTATCTTTGCATGCTGACCGGCTTGTATAAAGACACAGAACATGCTGTCAGAAGATTAAGAAATTTTTATATGCAGAAAGAAGACAGCTTCCTTCTCTTCTGGATCAGGCTTCAGACAGACAGAGAGCTTACACAGTCACCTTCCAGAACTGTATTTATGCTGGAAGAACAGTTTGAGAAAGGCTGCAGGAATCCTCTTCTTTATCTGGAAGCATGGAAATACATCAGTCAGGATATGTCCCTGCTTCACAGAATGAGCAGTTTCTGGGCACAGGTATTTCTCCTTGCAGGGAAAGAAGGAATCCTTACAGAGGAACTGATCATGCGTTTTGCCTATCTCACAGGATATGAAAGGAAATTTAACAGAAGCATGTACCGTGCCATGGCCATGGGCTATGAGGCGTTTCCTTCTGACGATACCCTGGAAGCGATCTGCCGTTATATCATGCTGGGAAATCCCAGAGAGCCGGAATATTTCCGCTGGTTTTCACTGGCAGTGGAACATGGTCTTCGTCTGACCAGGCTGTATGAATATTATGTGGAGACTATGGACACTTCTTATCAGAGAGAACTGCCCAAGGCTCTGCTGATGTATTTCACGTATAATAATACTTCCCTCGGGGATGATAAAAAAGCCTTTATTTATGCAAGTATCATAAATAATAAAGAGAAACAGCCTCAGACCTACGATGACTACAGAGATCATATGAAGATCTTTGCCATGCGCAAGGCAAATGAGGGGAAAATGAATGAGAATTATGCAGTACTGTATCAGGAATTTTTAAGCTGTCCTAAGAACCGGAGACAGGCAGAACTGATCGCCGGAAAGATGTTTACAAACAGGCTGTACTGCGATGATAAGAAGATCCGGTGGATCATTGTGCGCCATGAACAGCTGGAGAATGAGGAAAAATATCCGTGCATTCATGGGATCGCATATCCGCGGATCTATACAGAGGATGCAGTGATACTGTTTCAGGATGGTCAGCAGAGACGCTACTGTTCTACTGTGGATTATAATGTAAAGAAACTGTTCGATGAGCGGGAGATGGTGGATTATGCGCTGGAGCAGAAAGCAGAAGATACAGGACTGATCCTCCATTATTGTGAAAGTACGGAACCTGACCGCAGGGGGCTGGATATTTTCCGCAGAATCCCACAGGATGAGAAATTTTCACCGGAATATCAGAAGGATATCAGGAAGAAACTTCTGAAATATTACGGGGAGAATGTCAGAGGGGAGGATCTGGATGATTATCTGAAGGAGATGGATTACAGAGCCTATGCGGCGGTAGACCGCACCGGACTTCTGGAACTCCTTATTGAAAGAGGGCTGTACGTACAGGCCATGTCTGTGATCTCGGAACTGGGATATGAAGGACTCAGCACAGAAAGTCTTCTGAAACTTACAAGCAGAATGCTGATCCGCTGTGATATGGCAGAGGATGAAGAACTGCTGGCGCTGGCATCGGATGTTTACCGTATGGGTAAATATGACGAAGTGATCCTGAAATACCTGATGGAGTACCGCTATGGCCCTGTAGATGGCCTGCTGGCTGTATGGAAAAGTGCCCGGGGATTTGAGATGGATACTTATGATTTCGAGGAGAAACTGCTGGGCATTCTGATGTTTACTTCTGATTACCGCAAGGATGGAGAGAAGATCCTGGAAGACTATGTGAAACATGCGGGAAAGGAATATATCATCGGCGCATATCTTACCCAGATCTCATATGGAGTATTTGTACGGGAATATCCTATGAGTATTTTCGTAAGAAATGAGCTGGAAACTGCATACAGACAGAAATGGCCTGTGAATTTCATCTGCAGGCTGGCGTTGTTTGAATCCCTTTCCAGGGATAAAGATCTGTCTGAGGAACAGTTTGCAATGGAGCAGGAGATTTTGCAGAAATGCATGAAGAAAGATCTTCAGTTTGCATTTTTCAGAAGACTTCCTGCACAGCTGAAAACCCAGTATCAGTTAGATGATAAGACCTTCGTGGAGTACCATACAGATCCGGAGGCCAGGGTAACACTGTACTATGCGCTGGATGCGGGACTTGGCAGAGAACTGCAATATCAGACAGAACCTCTGCGTAACTTATATGAAGGAATATTTATGAAAACCTTTACGCTGTTTTACGGGGAATCCCTCAGGTACTATTTCCGGACCGAAGTGAACGGAAAGGTTCACCAGACCCAGGAGAGAGTGATCACCATGAACAAGGTAGAGGGAATCCCGGTGAGCAGGTATCAGCTGATCAATCAGATGCTTTCTGCACGCAGACTGGATAAAGAACAGGAAGTTTTAAAACAGGTGAAAAAATATCTCCGCCAGGAGCAGTATGTGGAAGAGATGTTTGTGATCGAAAAGGAATCAGACGAGCAGTAA
- a CDS encoding transglutaminase domain-containing protein translates to MGKRKSLSVILLLMAVCLVFLLPVNVQAASKLRSKFDHKASGNIYYYDKKGKTVKGLVKIRGKKYYFNEKGIQQNGWQKIKGNYYFFQIRNGSYAYMVTNRRVNNIYLDKNGKAKYNSEELRKLKIMVIANQVMRQVTRRNMSKPEKLWKCYLRAVNYNYGGGGNDYDFRYYYSNWDVSYAEDMFYRGAGDCFAFASAFAYLANAIGSFDAKVISSGGHGWAEIKGKVCDPNWAKVTEQTERYYRMDYGLSGVDGRPYYRGNRAYVITI, encoded by the coding sequence ATGGGGAAAAGAAAAAGTCTGTCTGTAATCCTGCTTCTTATGGCTGTCTGCCTGGTTTTTTTACTGCCTGTTAATGTACAGGCTGCTTCTAAGCTGCGCAGTAAATTCGATCATAAGGCAAGCGGCAACATTTACTACTATGACAAAAAGGGGAAAACTGTCAAAGGGCTGGTGAAGATCCGCGGGAAGAAATATTATTTCAATGAGAAGGGAATTCAGCAGAATGGCTGGCAGAAGATTAAGGGGAATTATTATTTCTTCCAGATCAGAAATGGTTCTTATGCATATATGGTGACCAACCGCCGTGTGAACAATATCTATCTGGATAAGAATGGCAAAGCCAAATATAACAGCGAAGAGCTGCGAAAACTGAAGATCATGGTCATTGCCAACCAGGTGATGAGACAGGTTACCAGAAGAAATATGTCCAAACCTGAGAAGCTTTGGAAATGTTATCTTCGTGCTGTAAATTATAATTACGGAGGCGGCGGCAATGATTACGATTTCCGGTATTATTATTCCAACTGGGATGTGAGTTACGCAGAAGATATGTTTTACCGTGGTGCCGGTGACTGCTTCGCTTTCGCTTCTGCCTTCGCTTATCTGGCCAATGCCATCGGTTCTTTTGATGCGAAGGTGATCTCCTCCGGCGGCCATGGCTGGGCTGAGATTAAAGGAAAAGTCTGTGACCCTAACTGGGCGAAGGTTACCGAACAGACGGAGCGTTATTACCGTATGGATTACGGATTAAGCGGCGTAGACGGACGGCCCTATTACCGCGGAAACAGGGCTTATGTAATCACGATCTGA
- a CDS encoding D-isomer specific 2-hydroxyacid dehydrogenase family protein: MKIVAYEVREDEAEIMKKLAGKLGIDELVTTAEPLTLDTVHLAEGAAGVTTLGQSIIDEKVCQALKNVGVKGYSTRTVGYNHVNLKAAAEAGIRVSNATYSPHGVAEYTVMLILMTLRNYKPALYRINVNDYSLNGLIGKELHDMTVGIIGTGKIGAAVIQNLSGFGCKLLAHSRHEDENVKKYATYVDMDTVYSECDIISFHTPLNDATYHMVNKRTISKMKKGVILINCARGELMNIADITTGIEDEQIGALALDVFENENGIYHHDRKTDIIKNKDMAYLRQFPNVIMTQHMAFYTEQAVVSMVHCGLESLVAFAENKEYRCQLQ, translated from the coding sequence ATGAAAATTGTAGCATATGAAGTAAGAGAAGACGAAGCGGAAATCATGAAAAAACTTGCTGGCAAACTTGGAATAGATGAACTGGTCACTACTGCAGAGCCACTGACTCTTGATACCGTGCATCTTGCAGAGGGAGCAGCAGGTGTTACTACTTTGGGTCAGAGTATTATTGATGAAAAAGTCTGTCAAGCATTAAAGAATGTCGGTGTGAAAGGGTATTCTACCAGAACCGTCGGCTATAATCATGTAAATTTAAAAGCAGCGGCAGAAGCAGGAATCCGTGTAAGCAATGCAACGTATTCACCTCATGGAGTAGCAGAATACACGGTAATGTTAATTCTCATGACTCTGCGTAACTACAAGCCTGCATTATACAGGATCAACGTCAACGACTATTCCCTGAACGGCCTTATCGGAAAAGAACTCCATGATATGACTGTAGGGATTATAGGAACCGGCAAGATCGGAGCAGCAGTGATCCAGAATCTGTCCGGCTTCGGATGTAAACTCCTTGCACATTCCAGACATGAAGACGAGAATGTAAAGAAGTATGCAACATATGTAGACATGGACACCGTCTATTCCGAATGTGACATCATTTCTTTCCACACTCCATTAAATGATGCAACCTACCATATGGTAAACAAACGCACAATCTCGAAAATGAAAAAAGGCGTAATCCTCATCAACTGCGCCCGTGGAGAATTAATGAACATTGCAGATATCACAACAGGAATCGAAGACGAACAGATCGGTGCACTGGCATTGGATGTATTTGAAAACGAAAACGGCATCTATCACCACGACCGGAAAACTGACATTATCAAAAATAAAGACATGGCCTACCTCCGTCAGTTCCCAAACGTCATCATGACCCAGCACATGGCATTCTACACAGAACAGGCAGTAGTCAGCATGGTCCACTGCGGCCTGGAAAGCCTGGTAGCATTTGCAGAGAACAAAGAGTACAGATGCCAATTGCAGTAA
- a CDS encoding MarR family winged helix-turn-helix transcriptional regulator — translation MTPSTFITFFHDALSAYNKMCEPILHEFDIPQVSFDILMFLKNNPDLCTAQQISEFRNIKKNLVSVHVDKLVAAGYLQRGTVAGDRRKILLSCTEKAKPILKAGLKMQQDFNQKLILNIPKEYMSIYKEIIDSMAANARQMMNE, via the coding sequence ATGACTCCATCTACATTCATAACTTTTTTTCATGATGCACTCAGTGCTTATAATAAAATGTGCGAACCTATTCTTCATGAGTTTGATATCCCACAGGTTTCTTTTGATATTTTAATGTTTCTGAAGAATAATCCGGATTTATGTACTGCCCAGCAGATTAGTGAATTTCGAAATATAAAAAAGAATCTGGTTTCTGTGCATGTGGATAAGCTGGTAGCTGCAGGTTATCTGCAAAGGGGAACTGTTGCCGGGGACAGGCGGAAAATCTTGCTTTCCTGTACGGAAAAAGCGAAACCAATTCTTAAAGCAGGACTTAAAATGCAACAGGATTTTAATCAAAAACTAATACTCAATATTCCGAAAGAGTACATGAGTATTTACAAAGAGATCATTGATTCTATGGCAGCTAATGCACGCCAAATGATGAATGAATAA
- a CDS encoding MATE family efflux transporter: MQDNKNFLGTEPVGKLLLKLSIPTVIAQLINMLYNIVDRIYIGHIPGEGSLALTGVGVCMPIIMIVSAFAALVSSGGAPRASIYMGKQDNDSAENILGNCFSLQIIISVILTAILLIWGKDLLLTFGASENTISYAVDYMNIYAFGTLFVQLTLGMNAFITAQGFTTISMVSVLIGAVCNITLDPIFIFALHMGVKGAALATIISQAISTIWIILFLCGKKTQLHLRKRYLRLAPKVILPCVALGLAAFIMQASESVVSVCFNSSLLHYGGDIAVGAMTILTSVMQFAMLPLQGIAQGSQPVSSYNYGAKNADRVKKTFRLLLITCLSYSVLLWASVQLVPRVFVSIFTADTSLIEFTAPMLKIYLGGLFLFGIQIACQMTFTSLGKAINSIIVAVVRKFVLLIPLIYIMPHMVSDPTTGVYMAEPIADIIAVLFTSVLFTVQFKKALAEIRD; encoded by the coding sequence ATGCAGGACAATAAAAATTTTCTGGGTACGGAGCCTGTTGGAAAGCTTCTTTTGAAACTGTCCATTCCAACGGTGATCGCCCAGCTTATCAACATGCTTTACAACATTGTAGACCGAATTTATATCGGCCATATCCCGGGGGAGGGAAGTCTGGCACTTACCGGTGTAGGAGTCTGTATGCCGATCATTATGATCGTTTCCGCTTTTGCAGCACTGGTCAGTTCCGGTGGTGCACCAAGAGCTTCTATCTATATGGGAAAACAGGATAATGACTCTGCTGAGAATATATTAGGCAACTGTTTTAGTCTCCAGATCATTATTTCTGTTATCCTGACAGCAATCCTGCTGATCTGGGGGAAAGATTTATTACTGACGTTCGGTGCCAGTGAAAACACGATCAGTTATGCGGTAGATTATATGAATATCTACGCTTTCGGTACACTCTTTGTACAGTTAACTCTTGGTATGAATGCATTTATCACTGCGCAGGGATTTACAACCATTTCCATGGTGTCTGTCCTGATTGGTGCTGTCTGCAACATTACCTTAGACCCAATCTTTATCTTTGCTCTTCATATGGGTGTAAAAGGTGCAGCACTGGCAACCATTATCTCTCAGGCGATTTCCACAATCTGGATTATCCTGTTTCTCTGCGGTAAAAAGACACAGCTTCACCTCAGAAAAAGATATCTGCGTCTGGCACCGAAGGTGATTCTCCCATGTGTCGCACTCGGACTTGCAGCATTCATTATGCAGGCAAGTGAAAGCGTTGTATCTGTCTGCTTTAATTCTTCCCTGCTTCATTACGGAGGAGATATTGCAGTCGGAGCTATGACCATTCTGACCAGTGTTATGCAGTTTGCCATGCTTCCGCTTCAGGGAATCGCACAGGGATCACAGCCTGTTTCCAGCTACAATTATGGAGCGAAAAATGCAGACAGAGTGAAGAAAACTTTCCGTTTGCTTCTGATCACCTGCCTGTCATATTCTGTACTTCTCTGGGCTTCTGTACAGCTTGTTCCGAGAGTATTTGTAAGCATTTTTACTGCAGATACAAGCCTTATCGAATTTACTGCACCAATGCTGAAAATCTATCTTGGCGGTCTGTTCCTGTTCGGTATTCAGATTGCCTGCCAGATGACATTTACTTCACTTGGAAAAGCGATAAATTCTATTATTGTTGCGGTTGTCCGTAAATTTGTACTGCTGATCCCGCTTATTTATATTATGCCGCATATGGTGTCTGATCCAACTACAGGCGTATATATGGCTGAACCGATTGCTGATATTATTGCGGTACTCTTTACCTCTGTTCTATTTACAGTTCAGTTTAAAAAGGCACTTGCTGAAATTCGGGATTAA